GAGCGCGGTTTCAGCCTGATGGACGTGCCGGTAGGCCGCACGTCCGATAACGCCATTTCCGGCACGCTGCTTTTACTGGCCGGCGGCACCGAACAGCAGGTCAAACGCGCCACGCCGGTGCTGATGGCGATGGGCAGCGAGCTTATCAACGCCGGCGGGCCGGGGATGGGCATCCGCGTGAAACTTATCAACAACTACATGAGCATTGCCCTGAATGCGCTTTCCGCCGAAGCCGCCACGCTCTGCGAGGCTTTGGGTCTTGATCTTAACGTTGCGCTCAGCGTGATGAGCGGCACCGCCGCCGGAAAAGGCCATTTCACCACCACTTGGCCCAACAAAGTGCTCAAAGGCGACCTCTCCCCAGCCTTCATGATCGATCTGGCCCACAAAGATTTGGGTATCGCCCTCGACGTTGCCAATCAACTGCACGTCCCGATGCCGCTCGGCGCGGCCTCCCGCGAGGTTTACAACCAGGCCAGAGCTGCCGGACGCGGGCGCGAAGACTGGTCCGCCATTCTGGAGCAGGTCCGCGCCAGCGCGGGGCTTCACCACTGATTTTTACGTATCAACAAGGAATTAACCATGACGCAGTACACCCTGAAAGAGATTGCCCGTCCTTCTGGCGGTTTTGCGATGCTGGCCGTGGATCAGCGCGAAGCCATGCGGATGATGTTCGCGGCGGCAGGCGCAAAAGGGCCAGTCACCGATCAACATCTCACGGATTTCAAAGTGAACGCAGCCAAAACGCTGTCGCCGTTTGCCTCGGCGGTGCTGGTCGATCAGCAATTTTGCTATCACCAGATTGTTGAGCAGCAGGCAGTCGCCAAAAACTGCGCAATGATCGTCGCCGCCGACGCTTTCATCCCCGGCAACGGCATCCCCGTCGACAGCGTGATCATCGACAAAAACGTTGACGCGCAAAAAGCCCGGCTCGACGGCGCGAAAGCCCTGAAGCTGCTGGTGCTATGGCGCAGCGACGAAGATCCACAGCAGCGCCTGCACATGGTGCGTGAGTTTAATCAGCTGTGCCACAGCCACGGCCTGCTGAGCATTATCGAGCCGGTGGTTCGCCCGCCGCGCCGTGGCGACAAATTCGACCGCGAACAGGCGATTGTCGATGCGGCCAAAGAACTCGGGAACTGCGGCGCCGATCTCTACAAAGGGGAAATGCCTCTGTTCGGCAAAGGTGCGCAGAGCGAGCTGCTGCTGGCCGCGCAGAAGCTGAATGAACAAATCAGCATGCCGTGGGTGATCCTCTCTTCCGGCGTCGATGAAAAACTGTTTCCGCGCGCCGTGCGTGTCGCCATGCAGGCCGGAGCTTCCGGTTTCTTGGCCGGACGGGCGGTGTGGTCCTCCGTGGTGGGCCTGCCGGATACCGAACTGATGCTGAGCGACGTTTCAGCGCCGAAATTGCAACGTTTAGGCGAGATCGTCGACGAAATGATGGCCCGCCGCTAATAAAAGGATATTTCGATGAAATGGTTTAATACCCTGAGTCATAACCGTTGGCTCGAGCAGGAAACGGACAGAATTTTTGAATTCGGCAAGAATGCCGCCGTACCGACCGGCTTCGGCTGGCTCGGCAATAAAGGTCAGATTAAAACCGATCAGGGCACCCATCTGTGGATCACCGCCCGCATGCTGCACACCTATTCCGTTGCCGCAGGAATGGGCCGTCCGGGCGCTTATGCGCTGGTCGATCACGGCATCAACGCGCTCAACGGTGCGCTGCGCGATAAAAAATATGGCGGCTGGTACGCCTGCGTGAATGACGAAGGCGTTATCGATGCGTCCAAGCAAGGCTATCAGCACTTCTTCGTGCTGCTCGGGGCGGCAAGCGCTGTCACCACCGGCCACCCTGCCGCGCGCCAGCTTCTCGATGAAACCATTGAAATCATTGAGAAGTACTTCTGGAGTGAAGAAGAGCAGATGTGCTTGGAATCCTGGGACGAAGCCTTCAGCAAAACCGAAGACTATCGCGGCGGCAACGCCAATATGCACGCGGTGGAAGCCTTCCTGATTGTGTATGACGTGACCCACGACCGTAAATGGCTCGACCGCGCGCTGCGCGTGGCCTCGGTGATCATTCACGACGTCGCCCGCAAAGGCGAGTACCGGGTTAACGAGCATTTCGACACCCACTGGAATCCTATCCGCGATTACAACAAAGAGAATCCGGCCCACCGCTTCCGCGCCTATGGCGGCACGCCAGGGCACTGGATCGAGTGGGGCCGCCTGATGCTGCACCTGCGCGCCGCACTGGAAGCCCGCTTTGAAACACCGCCGGAATGGCTGCTGGAAGATGCGAAAGGGCTGTTCCACGCCACCATTCGCGACGCTTGGGCACCGGATGGCGCAGACGGCATCGTGTACACCGTCGGCTGGGACGGCAAGCCGATTGTGCGCGAGCGCGTGCGCTGGCCGATTGTCGAAGCGATGGGTACCGCCTATGCGCTGTGGACCGTCACCGGCGATCAGCAATACGAAACTTGGTATCAGACTTGGTGGGAGTACTGCATCAAGTACCTGATGGATTACGAGAACGGTTCATGGTGGCAGGAGCTCGACACCAACAACGAAGTCACCACCAAAGTCTGGGACGGTAAGCAGGATATTTATCATCTGCTGCACTGTCTGGTGATCCCACGTCTGCCGCTGGCTCCGGGGCTGGCACCAGCTGTCGCTGCCGGCTTGCTGGACAGCCTAGCAAAATAAAGCGAGGGAAAAAGCATGCATAAAAGTGGGATGACTATCGCGCTGGCTGCCGGTGAGTATCAGGCGAAAATTGTCACGGTGGGCGCGGGGATCGCTGCGTTAACCCATCGTGGTCGCCACGTGGTGATACCTCACCCACCGGAAGAGATGCCGTTGGCGCATTTGGGGAAGGTGCTAATCCCTTGGCCCAATCGCATCACCAGTGGACGTTATCAATTCGATGGCGAAACGTTTACCCCCGCGATCAACGATCGCGCTGGGAATAGCGCCATCCACGGATTGCTGGCGTGGCACAACTGGCAGGTTGTTGAACGCTCCACAACCCACGTAACGCTGTCGGCCTTTTTACCGCCAACCTATGGTTACCCTTTTATGCTTGCTTGCGAAGTGACGTATCAGCTTGACGAGGATACGGGTCTGAGCGCCCGCATTCTCAGCAAAAACATCGGGGACGTCACTGCGCCTTACGGCGCAGGCGTTCACCCCTATCTCACCTGCAATCTGCAATGCGTTGATGGCTGCGAACTGCAGTTACCCACCAGCAACCTATTTGATATTCAGACCTTAACGTTTTTTGCCAACACCAAACTCGATTTTCAGACGCAGCGGCGAATCGGCACCACGCAGATCGATCACAGCTTTGAGGCACGGCGGGATGACGCCCCGTGGGAAGTCAGGCTGG
This is a stretch of genomic DNA from Hafnia alvei. It encodes these proteins:
- the yihT gene encoding sulfofructosephosphate aldolase → MTQYTLKEIARPSGGFAMLAVDQREAMRMMFAAAGAKGPVTDQHLTDFKVNAAKTLSPFASAVLVDQQFCYHQIVEQQAVAKNCAMIVAADAFIPGNGIPVDSVIIDKNVDAQKARLDGAKALKLLVLWRSDEDPQQRLHMVREFNQLCHSHGLLSIIEPVVRPPRRGDKFDREQAIVDAAKELGNCGADLYKGEMPLFGKGAQSELLLAAQKLNEQISMPWVILSSGVDEKLFPRAVRVAMQAGASGFLAGRAVWSSVVGLPDTELMLSDVSAPKLQRLGEIVDEMMARR
- the yihS gene encoding sulfoquinovose isomerase, coding for MKWFNTLSHNRWLEQETDRIFEFGKNAAVPTGFGWLGNKGQIKTDQGTHLWITARMLHTYSVAAGMGRPGAYALVDHGINALNGALRDKKYGGWYACVNDEGVIDASKQGYQHFFVLLGAASAVTTGHPAARQLLDETIEIIEKYFWSEEEQMCLESWDEAFSKTEDYRGGNANMHAVEAFLIVYDVTHDRKWLDRALRVASVIIHDVARKGEYRVNEHFDTHWNPIRDYNKENPAHRFRAYGGTPGHWIEWGRLMLHLRAALEARFETPPEWLLEDAKGLFHATIRDAWAPDGADGIVYTVGWDGKPIVRERVRWPIVEAMGTAYALWTVTGDQQYETWYQTWWEYCIKYLMDYENGSWWQELDTNNEVTTKVWDGKQDIYHLLHCLVIPRLPLAPGLAPAVAAGLLDSLAK
- the yihU gene encoding sulfolactaldehyde 3-reductase, encoding MSVIAFIGLGQMGTPMASNLLSKGHSLQVYDVDPLTVKKLEAKGARPSASPAQAAQGAEFVITMLPNGDLVRSVLFGENGVCEGLSPQALVIDMSTIHPLQTDKLIAEMAERGFSLMDVPVGRTSDNAISGTLLLLAGGTEQQVKRATPVLMAMGSELINAGGPGMGIRVKLINNYMSIALNALSAEAATLCEALGLDLNVALSVMSGTAAGKGHFTTTWPNKVLKGDLSPAFMIDLAHKDLGIALDVANQLHVPMPLGAASREVYNQARAAGRGREDWSAILEQVRASAGLHH
- a CDS encoding aldose-1-epimerase; the protein is MHKSGMTIALAAGEYQAKIVTVGAGIAALTHRGRHVVIPHPPEEMPLAHLGKVLIPWPNRITSGRYQFDGETFTPAINDRAGNSAIHGLLAWHNWQVVERSTTHVTLSAFLPPTYGYPFMLACEVTYQLDEDTGLSARILSKNIGDVTAPYGAGVHPYLTCNLQCVDGCELQLPTSNLFDIQTLTFFANTKLDFQTQRRIGTTQIDHSFEARRDDAPWEVRLVHPPTEMSVRLRSNQPWLQVYSGEKLARKGLAVEPMSCPPDAFNSGLDLVQLAPDDTHSLSFNIGVNN